The following are encoded together in the Melitaea cinxia chromosome 22, ilMelCinx1.1, whole genome shotgun sequence genome:
- the LOC123664519 gene encoding uridine and thymidine phosphorylase-like, with the protein MKCDCDYILSNEDWDPHYQNCSTIWNKNYGTPSPKNADGTFNLTNKHLEQLDVDILYHLGLDNKNYDLPKMFGDVKFVCMGGTKYRMKEFASYVAKALNIECKDPVNLTKHSHRYAMYKVGPIISVNHGIGIPSMSVLLQEVIKLLSYAKAKDPIIFRIGTCGGLDIPPGSVVISSYALNGTLEKTYDVPVLGEMRKIPSFFDNRLNQEILHVASEVKGFTTFIGGTMAADDFYRGQGRLDGPFCDYTEEDKLSFINKLVKMGVKNIEMEATAFAAMTREAGLRSADICVTFVNRLKGDQVTPTKAQLLEWQERPMLVVTKYISKYYERLSK; encoded by the exons ATGAAATGTGACTGCGATTACATCCTGTCTAACGAAGATTGGGATCCCCACTATCAGAACTGTAGCACAATATGGAACAAAAACTACGGCACGCCATCTCCCaa aAATGCGGATGGAACATTTAATTTGACAAACAAACATCTCGAACAACTGGACGTCGATATTTTATACCATTTGGGCTTagacaataaaaattatgactTGCCGAAAATGTTTGGAGACGTCaag ttcgTATGTATGGGTGGCACTAAATACAGAATGAAGGAATTTGCTTCTTATGTTGCCAAGGCTTTAAATATAGAATGCAAAGACCCTGTCAATTTAACTAAGCATTCTCATCGATACGCCATGTACAAAGTGGGACCGATTATTTCTGTTAAC CATGGAATTGGTATACCATCAATGTCTGTACTGCTACAggaagttataaaattattgagcTATGCGAAAGCTAAAGATCCTATAATATTCAGAATAGGTACGTGTGGTGGTTTGGATATACCACCAGGATCTGTGGTGATTTCATCGTATGCTCTCAACGGGACTTTGGAGAAAACTTACGATGTT CCCGTGTTAGGAGAAATGAGAAAGATTCCATCGTTCTTTGATAATCGTTTGAATCAAGAGATACTTCACGTTGCATCTGAGGTGAAGGGCTTTACAACTTTTATCGGCGGAACAATGGCGGCTGATGATTTTTATAGAG GTCAAGGCCGTCTCGATGGACCTTTCTGCGATTACACAGAAGAAGATAAATTATCGTTCATCAATAAATTAGTGAAAATGGGTGTTAAGAACATAGAAATGGAGGCGACCGCTTTTGCGGCTATGACTAGAGAAGCTGGCTTGAGATCGGCGGATATTTGTGTAACGTTTGTTAACAGATTAAAAGGAGATCAG GTTACTCCTACTAAAGCTCAGTTGCTTGAGTGGCAAGAGAGACCAATGCTGGTGGTTACGAAGTATATTTCCAAATACTACGAGAGACTATCCAAGtga